The following coding sequences are from one Prochlorococcus sp. MIT 0604 window:
- a CDS encoding CIA30 family protein, whose amino-acid sequence MSKKKFLFQKKEFDGWKTLNDTVMGGSSSAFCETSNSGLILKGNIVEKAGGFVSCRSSIYKPSLNVSEYSSFELNIDGQGRTFKFAVACEDDLLGLTEFIPGGLRWIKSFPTKKFGTTNVQIPFSELKPSVRANKVRFPFKFKPSKIKRLQLLHSKFGDDGLLNNEFKQGSIKVLIKSISVI is encoded by the coding sequence ATGAGTAAGAAAAAATTTTTATTCCAGAAAAAGGAGTTCGATGGTTGGAAAACATTAAATGATACTGTTATGGGCGGATCAAGTTCAGCTTTTTGTGAAACTTCAAATTCGGGTTTGATATTAAAGGGTAATATTGTCGAGAAAGCAGGAGGATTTGTTAGTTGTAGATCTTCTATATATAAACCTTCTTTAAATGTATCTGAGTATTCATCCTTTGAATTAAATATTGATGGACAAGGAAGGACTTTTAAATTTGCTGTCGCTTGTGAAGATGATCTACTAGGACTAACCGAATTTATTCCTGGTGGACTTAGATGGATTAAATCATTTCCAACAAAAAAATTCGGGACAACAAATGTTCAAATTCCTTTTAGTGAGTTAAAACCTTCAGTAAGAGCTAATAAAGTACGTTTTCCATTTAAATTCAAGCCATCTAAAATTAAAAGATTGCAACTACTACACTCTAAGTTCGGTGATGATGGATTACTTAATAATGAGTTTAAACAGGGTTCAATAAAAGTTTTAATTAAATCAATAAGTGTTATTTGA
- the ilvD gene encoding dihydroxy-acid dehydratase — protein MNKLRSSAITQGVQRSPNRSMLRAVGFNDEDFNKPIIGVANGYSTITPCNMGLNKLALKAEESIKRSGGMPQMFGTITVSDGISMGTEGMKYSLVSREVIADSIETACNAQSMDGVLAIGGCDKNMPGAMIAIARMNIPSIFIYGGTIKPGKLHGEDLTVVSAFEAVGQLTSGKINEERLIQVEKNCIPGAGSCGGMFTANTMSAVIEVLGLSLPHSSTMAAEDLEKELSADKSAEILVSAIEKDIRPLDLMTKKAFENAISVIMAIGGSTNAVLHILAIANTAGIDININDFERIRQKVPVICDLKPSGKYVTVDLHKAGGIPQVMKILLNAGLIHGDCKNIEGKTISEYLQNIPDKPPTNQYVIRDIDDPLYKKGHLAILKGNLASEGSVAKISGVKNPVLTGPAKIFESEEDCLKSILNNDIKAGDVVVIRNEGPVGGPGMREMLAPTSAIVGQGLGEKVALITDGRFSGGTYGLVVGHIAPEAAVGGNIALIKQGDLITVDAVKQLIEVDLSDEELEKRKKDWVKPIQKYKRGILSKYSRIVSTSSLGAVTDL, from the coding sequence ATGAATAAACTCAGATCATCTGCAATAACCCAAGGTGTGCAAAGATCACCTAACAGATCGATGTTAAGAGCTGTTGGATTTAATGATGAAGATTTTAATAAACCTATTATTGGAGTTGCAAACGGATACAGCACCATAACACCATGCAATATGGGTTTAAATAAGTTAGCTCTAAAAGCTGAAGAGTCTATAAAAAGATCAGGTGGGATGCCTCAGATGTTTGGGACCATAACAGTAAGTGATGGGATTTCTATGGGAACAGAGGGTATGAAATATTCCCTAGTTTCAAGGGAAGTTATTGCTGATTCAATTGAAACAGCATGCAATGCTCAGAGTATGGATGGGGTACTTGCTATTGGTGGATGTGATAAAAATATGCCGGGTGCCATGATTGCGATTGCAAGAATGAATATTCCCTCAATTTTCATTTATGGAGGAACAATAAAGCCTGGGAAATTGCATGGAGAAGATCTTACTGTTGTTAGTGCATTTGAAGCTGTTGGACAATTAACATCAGGCAAAATTAATGAAGAAAGGCTAATCCAAGTTGAGAAAAATTGTATTCCTGGTGCTGGTAGCTGTGGAGGAATGTTTACAGCTAATACAATGTCTGCGGTTATTGAAGTATTAGGGTTAAGTCTTCCTCACAGTTCCACTATGGCTGCTGAAGATCTTGAAAAAGAACTAAGTGCAGATAAAAGTGCTGAGATATTAGTCTCTGCAATAGAAAAAGATATAAGACCTCTAGACCTAATGACTAAGAAAGCATTTGAAAATGCAATATCAGTAATTATGGCAATTGGCGGATCAACAAATGCGGTATTGCACATCTTAGCTATCGCGAATACTGCAGGAATAGATATCAACATTAATGATTTTGAGAGAATCAGACAAAAAGTACCCGTTATTTGTGACCTTAAACCGAGTGGTAAATATGTGACGGTGGATCTTCATAAGGCAGGTGGGATTCCACAAGTAATGAAAATACTTTTGAATGCAGGATTAATTCATGGCGATTGCAAAAACATTGAAGGAAAAACCATCTCAGAATACTTACAAAATATTCCAGATAAGCCTCCAACAAATCAATATGTCATAAGAGACATAGATGACCCTCTTTATAAAAAAGGACATCTAGCGATATTAAAAGGTAACTTAGCGAGCGAAGGTTCTGTAGCCAAAATTAGCGGAGTAAAAAACCCTGTATTAACAGGTCCCGCAAAGATTTTTGAAAGTGAAGAGGATTGTTTAAAATCGATATTAAATAACGATATCAAAGCTGGTGATGTTGTTGTTATCAGAAACGAAGGTCCTGTAGGAGGACCAGGTATGCGAGAGATGTTAGCTCCAACATCTGCAATTGTTGGTCAAGGGCTTGGAGAGAAGGTAGCTTTAATTACCGATGGCAGATTTAGCGGCGGTACCTATGGTCTTGTTGTGGGTCACATAGCTCCAGAGGCTGCTGTAGGAGGAAATATCGCTCTAATAAAACAAGGTGATTTAATTACAGTAGATGCTGTAAAACAACTAATTGAAGTTGATTTATCTGACGAAGAATTAGAAAAAAGAAAAAAAGATTGGGTAAAACCTATTCAAAAATACAAAAGAGGAATTCTTTCAAAATATTCGAGAATCGTAAGCACATCAAGTTTAGGGGCTGTTACTGATTTATAA
- a CDS encoding uracil phosphoribosyltransferase, protein MAMSLKVIVPPHPLIKHWLSILREKNTPDILYSTGYEQLGKWLTYEALRNWLPYKKEIVNTDNGDTDGFFINTDYPIKVLAMLPEGLSLWFGSKEVIPNATLLLGELPKTIESNEGVIFYSEQITTKSTTLETLIKLKELGVNSNRILLITAICSNKGLNEIAKLFPNQVIYTSCIDEEDEKTPLLVPGIGNPLSRLSTIFQDKN, encoded by the coding sequence ATGGCAATGTCACTAAAGGTTATTGTTCCTCCTCATCCATTAATAAAACATTGGCTTTCAATATTGCGAGAAAAAAATACTCCAGATATTTTGTACTCAACAGGATATGAGCAATTAGGGAAATGGCTTACATATGAAGCATTACGTAATTGGCTGCCATATAAAAAAGAAATAGTAAATACTGATAATGGGGACACAGATGGATTCTTTATTAATACTGATTATCCAATAAAAGTGCTCGCAATGTTGCCCGAAGGGTTATCTCTTTGGTTTGGATCCAAAGAAGTAATTCCTAATGCAACTCTTTTATTAGGAGAACTTCCTAAAACTATTGAATCAAATGAAGGAGTTATATTTTATTCAGAACAAATAACGACAAAATCAACCACATTAGAAACCTTAATTAAATTAAAGGAATTAGGTGTTAATTCAAATAGGATTCTTTTAATAACTGCTATTTGCTCAAATAAAGGGTTAAATGAAATTGCGAAATTATTCCCGAATCAGGTAATTTACACTTCTTGCATAGATGAGGAAGACGAAAAAACACCATTATTGGTTCCCGGTATTGGGAATCCTTTATCGCGTTTAAGTACTATATTTCAAGATAAGAACTAA
- a CDS encoding pentapeptide repeat-containing protein, translated as MIKSIVFPSLKNALITLLFVGILFFNSVNSAWAKRPPEIRNQQDLNLEPDMHGQDLSGNEYVKFDLNGFNFSESNLEGAVFNNSKLQNTKFNGANLRDALAYATDFTDADLSDVNFTNALLMESNFEGAKIDGADFTDAVLSRTQQKQLCAIANGTNSSTGESTEYSLGC; from the coding sequence ATGATTAAATCAATTGTTTTCCCCTCACTAAAGAATGCATTAATTACTTTGTTGTTCGTTGGGATTTTATTTTTTAATTCTGTAAATTCTGCATGGGCTAAACGACCTCCTGAGATTAGAAACCAGCAAGACCTTAATTTAGAGCCAGATATGCATGGTCAAGATTTAAGCGGTAACGAATACGTTAAGTTTGATTTGAATGGGTTTAATTTCAGTGAAAGTAATTTAGAAGGCGCGGTGTTCAATAATAGTAAATTGCAAAATACAAAGTTTAATGGAGCCAATTTAAGAGATGCACTAGCTTATGCAACAGATTTTACAGATGCAGATCTTTCGGATGTTAATTTTACAAATGCTTTATTAATGGAGAGTAATTTTGAAGGAGCAAAAATAGATGGTGCAGATTTTACAGATGCAGTTCTTAGTCGTACACAACAAAAACAATTATGTGCGATTGCGAATGGAACAAATAGTTCTACAGGAGAGAGTACAGAATATAGCTTAGGTTGTTAA
- a CDS encoding GTP-binding protein: MKKKIPVIVVSGFLGSGKTTFLRYLIKESNKKFGLIINEFGDVGIDGDLIKSCDKCYESEDDCVIELNNGCLCCTVQDDFVPSIKALLEFNPPIESIIIETSGLALPIPLIQALNWPEIRSSIYLDVVVGIVNGESMLNGSPINDLNQITKQYNETDKIDHNATIDELFEEQLEVSDIVLVSRSDILNDDQFDVVKHKIQGSLKSSTPVLKSNNGKIDLNYLFDFNFKKETYKDFLTEEHDHNHVELVSDSIKLNYFLEKNDFEKEMSKILDELNILRIKGRIWIPNKSLPLQIQIVGKKINTWFEEAPDNCWRPNDNAGLELVIISFDEKSIKTFNKKIKEKFKILSDPKIAI; encoded by the coding sequence ATGAAAAAAAAAATACCAGTTATAGTTGTTTCAGGATTTCTTGGTTCAGGTAAAACAACTTTTCTAAGATATTTAATAAAAGAGAGTAATAAAAAATTTGGTTTAATAATTAATGAATTTGGTGATGTTGGAATTGACGGTGATTTGATTAAAAGTTGTGATAAATGTTATGAATCTGAAGACGACTGCGTAATCGAATTAAACAATGGATGTTTATGTTGTACTGTTCAAGATGATTTTGTTCCATCAATAAAAGCTCTCCTAGAATTTAATCCTCCTATCGAATCAATAATTATCGAAACAAGTGGCTTGGCACTACCAATTCCCTTAATTCAAGCACTTAACTGGCCTGAGATTAGGTCTTCCATCTACCTTGATGTTGTTGTTGGTATCGTTAATGGAGAATCAATGCTTAATGGTTCACCAATTAATGATTTAAATCAAATAACAAAACAATATAATGAAACAGATAAAATTGATCACAACGCCACTATAGATGAACTATTTGAGGAGCAACTAGAAGTTTCTGATATCGTTTTAGTCTCTAGATCAGATATCTTAAATGATGATCAGTTTGACGTTGTAAAACATAAAATTCAAGGAAGTCTAAAATCATCTACACCAGTCCTTAAATCCAATAATGGCAAAATTGATTTGAACTATCTTTTTGATTTTAATTTTAAAAAAGAGACTTATAAAGATTTTTTAACTGAAGAACATGACCATAATCATGTTGAACTAGTATCAGATTCAATTAAATTAAATTATTTCCTAGAAAAAAATGACTTTGAAAAGGAGATGTCAAAAATCTTGGATGAATTAAACATTCTTCGAATAAAAGGACGTATTTGGATACCAAACAAATCATTACCTTTACAAATACAAATTGTTGGAAAGAAAATTAATACTTGGTTTGAAGAAGCTCCAGACAATTGTTGGAGACCAAATGATAATGCTGGGCTTGAATTAGTAATAATTTCCTTTGATGAAAAATCTATAAAAACTTTCAATAAAAAAATTAAAGAGAAATTTAAGATTTTAAGTGATCCAAAAATAGCAATTTGA
- the purS gene encoding phosphoribosylformylglycinamidine synthase subunit PurS encodes MDQFAVKVFVRLRPSVLDPAGEATKSASIKLGAEGIKSLRIGKMIEVKIEGNGENEVRGKIDLLCDRLFANTVIEDYEYSLEKL; translated from the coding sequence TTGGACCAATTTGCTGTAAAAGTTTTTGTAAGACTAAGACCCTCAGTTTTAGATCCAGCAGGGGAAGCTACTAAATCTGCCTCTATAAAACTTGGAGCTGAGGGAATAAAATCATTACGTATAGGAAAAATGATTGAGGTAAAAATAGAAGGTAATGGTGAAAACGAAGTAAGAGGAAAAATTGATTTATTGTGTGATAGGTTATTCGCAAATACTGTTATTGAAGATTATGAGTATTCACTAGAAAAATTATAA
- the purQ gene encoding phosphoribosylformylglycinamidine synthase subunit PurQ, which yields MDNFTVGVVVFPGSNCDRDVSWALEGCLDIRTKYLWHESSDLSDVDAIVLPGGFSYGDYLRCGAIARFSPLINALDEFVKSGKRVLGICNGFQILTESGFLPGALVANKNLNFICDDVELDIVSSNGGWFNNVDEKQTIKLPIAHGEGRYHCDSDTLKKLVDNELIALRYKNNPNGSSFDIAGITNEKGNVLGLMPHPERACDETIGGTDGLFTLKSLILK from the coding sequence ATGGATAATTTTACTGTAGGAGTTGTTGTCTTCCCTGGTTCTAATTGCGATCGTGATGTTTCATGGGCATTGGAAGGTTGTTTAGACATAAGAACAAAATACTTGTGGCATGAGTCTTCAGATTTAAGTGATGTAGATGCAATAGTTTTACCCGGAGGATTTAGCTATGGTGATTATTTAAGATGCGGAGCAATTGCGAGATTCTCTCCATTAATAAATGCCTTGGATGAGTTTGTTAAAAGCGGGAAAAGAGTTTTAGGAATTTGTAATGGGTTTCAAATTTTGACAGAATCAGGATTTTTGCCTGGTGCTCTTGTTGCAAATAAAAATCTTAATTTTATCTGTGATGACGTTGAACTGGACATCGTTTCTTCAAATGGAGGTTGGTTTAATAATGTAGATGAAAAACAAACAATTAAATTGCCAATAGCTCATGGGGAAGGAAGATATCATTGTGATTCTGATACTTTAAAGAAACTTGTAGATAATGAATTGATCGCTTTGAGATATAAAAATAATCCCAATGGATCCTCATTCGATATCGCAGGCATAACTAATGAGAAGGGAAATGTTCTAGGTTTAATGCCTCATCCAGAGCGAGCATGCGACGAGACAATTGGTGGGACTGATGGTCTCTTTACATTAAAATCATTAATATTGAAATAA
- the fba gene encoding class II fructose-bisphosphate aldolase (catalyzes the reversible aldol condensation of dihydroxyacetonephosphate and glyceraldehyde 3-phosphate in the Calvin cycle, glycolysis, and/or gluconeogenesis) — translation MALVPLRLLLDHAAENGYGIPAFNVNNLEQVQAIMEAAYETDSPVILQASRGARNYAGEIFLRHLILAATETYPNIPVVMHQDHGNEPSTCYSAAINGFTSVMMDGSLEADAKTPASYEYNVAVTKKVVDFAHSVGVSVEGELGCLGSLETGKGEAEDGHGFEGELSTDMLLTDPEEAADFVAKTKVDALAIAIGTSHGAYKFTRKPTGEVLAISRIAEIHKALPNTHLVMHGSSSVPQEWLDIINKYGGEIPQTYGVPVEEIQEGIRNGVRKVNIDTDNRLAFTAAVREAAFADKANFDPRHFNKPARKYMKQVCLDRYKQFWCEGQASKIKQNSTNYFADLYAKGDLDPKVKATV, via the coding sequence ATGGCCCTCGTTCCACTAAGACTACTTTTAGATCACGCTGCTGAGAATGGTTACGGTATTCCAGCTTTCAATGTTAATAACCTTGAACAAGTTCAAGCAATCATGGAAGCAGCATATGAAACTGATAGTCCTGTAATCCTCCAAGCTTCAAGAGGGGCAAGAAATTATGCAGGAGAAATTTTCCTACGTCATCTAATCCTTGCTGCAACAGAAACATATCCTAATATTCCAGTGGTAATGCACCAAGACCACGGTAATGAGCCATCAACATGTTACTCAGCAGCAATAAATGGTTTCACATCAGTAATGATGGACGGTTCTCTAGAGGCAGATGCAAAAACACCCGCTAGTTACGAATATAATGTTGCAGTTACTAAAAAAGTAGTAGATTTTGCTCATTCAGTTGGAGTTAGTGTTGAAGGAGAGTTGGGTTGCTTAGGTTCATTAGAGACAGGAAAAGGTGAAGCGGAAGATGGTCATGGATTTGAAGGTGAACTTTCTACAGATATGCTTCTGACTGATCCTGAAGAAGCTGCAGATTTTGTAGCTAAAACAAAAGTCGATGCTTTAGCTATTGCTATAGGAACAAGTCATGGTGCTTATAAATTTACAAGAAAACCTACAGGTGAAGTTCTTGCAATAAGCAGAATTGCTGAAATTCATAAAGCACTTCCAAATACCCATCTTGTAATGCATGGATCTAGTTCAGTTCCTCAAGAATGGTTGGATATCATTAACAAATATGGCGGTGAAATTCCTCAAACTTATGGTGTTCCTGTTGAAGAAATTCAAGAGGGAATAAGAAATGGAGTTAGGAAAGTCAACATTGATACTGATAACAGACTTGCTTTCACTGCCGCGGTTAGAGAGGCAGCATTTGCTGATAAGGCAAACTTCGACCCAAGACATTTCAACAAGCCTGCTAGAAAATACATGAAGCAAGTTTGTCTTGATAGATACAAGCAGTTCTGGTGCGAAGGTCAAGCAAGTAAGATCAAACAAAACAGCACTAATTATTTTGCTGATCTTTACGCAAAAGGTGATTTGGATCCAAAAGTAAAAGCTACTGTTTAA
- a CDS encoding class I fructose-bisphosphate aldolase, with amino-acid sequence MALNYYKNELKENAQLLASKGKGILAVDESTKTVGKRLAGIGVENTQDNRKAYRGMLFTTEGLGKYISGAILFEETLYQNHQDGESMVKKLNDLGIIPGIKVDKGLNPLPGGGDVETFCSGLDGLVERAAKYYEQGARFAKWRAVLQITNDGCPSKLSIQENAWGLARYARSVQESGLVPIIEPEILMDGDHTIEKTAEVQEEVIKQVYSACQANGVFLEGTLLKPSMTVNGADCPTKADPMKVAEMTIRTMERCVPASVPGIVFLSGGLSEEAASVYLNNMNTLYRKALWNVSFSYGRALQHSCLKAWKGSDVEGGQKALIARAQANSEASKGAYVAGSQPSSDEQLFVEGYTY; translated from the coding sequence ATGGCTTTAAATTACTACAAAAATGAGCTTAAAGAAAATGCTCAATTACTAGCTTCTAAAGGAAAAGGAATATTAGCGGTAGATGAATCCACTAAAACAGTAGGTAAAAGACTCGCTGGAATTGGCGTTGAGAATACTCAAGACAATAGGAAGGCATATAGAGGAATGCTTTTTACTACAGAAGGTCTTGGCAAATATATAAGTGGAGCAATCCTCTTCGAAGAAACTCTTTATCAGAATCACCAAGATGGCGAGTCAATGGTTAAGAAACTAAATGATTTAGGTATTATTCCAGGTATAAAGGTCGATAAGGGTCTAAATCCACTTCCAGGAGGAGGAGATGTAGAAACTTTTTGCTCTGGCCTAGATGGATTAGTTGAAAGAGCCGCAAAATATTATGAACAAGGTGCCAGATTTGCAAAGTGGAGAGCAGTTCTGCAGATTACAAATGATGGTTGTCCTTCAAAACTATCAATTCAAGAGAATGCTTGGGGATTAGCAAGGTATGCAAGATCAGTTCAAGAATCTGGGTTAGTACCAATAATTGAACCTGAAATCTTAATGGACGGAGACCATACTATTGAAAAAACTGCTGAAGTTCAAGAAGAGGTAATAAAGCAGGTTTATAGTGCCTGTCAAGCAAATGGAGTTTTTCTAGAGGGCACTCTATTAAAACCTTCTATGACTGTTAATGGAGCAGATTGTCCAACAAAGGCTGATCCTATGAAGGTTGCTGAAATGACAATTAGAACTATGGAAAGATGCGTTCCTGCATCTGTTCCTGGAATAGTTTTCTTATCAGGAGGGTTAAGCGAAGAAGCTGCTTCTGTTTATCTAAATAATATGAACACTCTTTACAGGAAAGCTTTATGGAATGTTTCATTCTCCTATGGAAGAGCATTACAGCACTCATGCTTAAAGGCCTGGAAAGGAAGCGACGTTGAAGGAGGTCAAAAAGCATTAATAGCAAGAGCTCAAGCAAACTCTGAAGCTTCAAAAGGTGCCTATGTAGCAGGATCTCAACCTTCATCTGATGAACAATTATTTGTGGAAGGCTACACTTATTAA
- a CDS encoding Gfo/Idh/MocA family protein, translating into MNTKNKKLKIAIAGLGFGKKVHLEALKESDHLTPVAIYHYEKKQKSIIEKETGLDFFHNWEDLVKSPKIDGIIIATPPESRFKLAKQALENNKNLLLEKPVSISSSEIEELQRISLINNLSVCVDFEYRAVPLFLQTKKLIDENILGDIYLVKLDWLMGSRSDPKRSWNWYSLEEKGGGVIGALGTHAFDMLNWFFGEAINVSGKLATSIKKRPLPNSSDLNDVTSEDVCLANIEISNYSSNLIPCQVSLSSISKNGRGFSLEIYGSEGSLILKSENQKDYVHGFNLKYSNNENKIQNLTADSSFNFEKTWTDGRIAPVLRIQNLWAQSIMNGTPIIPGLCEGLASHKVCEAIRESSKSGLSIKI; encoded by the coding sequence ATGAATACTAAAAATAAAAAATTAAAAATAGCAATCGCTGGACTAGGATTTGGGAAAAAAGTTCATTTAGAGGCATTAAAAGAGTCTGATCACTTAACTCCTGTAGCAATTTATCATTACGAGAAAAAGCAAAAATCGATAATAGAAAAAGAAACGGGCTTAGATTTTTTTCATAATTGGGAAGACTTAGTTAAATCTCCAAAAATTGATGGAATTATTATTGCCACTCCTCCTGAATCAAGATTTAAGTTAGCAAAACAAGCTCTAGAGAATAATAAAAATTTGCTCCTAGAAAAACCTGTTTCAATATCCTCCTCAGAAATTGAAGAGCTTCAGAGAATATCTTTAATTAATAATTTAAGCGTATGTGTTGATTTTGAATATAGAGCAGTACCTCTTTTCCTTCAGACAAAAAAACTTATTGATGAAAATATCTTAGGAGATATATATTTAGTCAAATTAGATTGGTTAATGGGCAGTAGATCCGACCCCAAAAGATCCTGGAATTGGTATTCATTGGAAGAAAAAGGTGGAGGAGTTATTGGCGCTTTAGGTACTCATGCATTCGATATGTTGAATTGGTTTTTTGGAGAAGCAATAAACGTGTCTGGCAAGTTAGCAACATCAATAAAAAAAAGACCTTTACCTAATTCATCTGATTTAAATGATGTTACGAGTGAAGATGTATGTTTAGCTAATATAGAAATATCAAACTACAGCTCGAATCTTATTCCATGTCAGGTATCTTTATCATCAATTTCTAAAAATGGTAGAGGATTTAGTTTAGAAATATATGGAAGCGAAGGTTCACTAATTCTTAAAAGCGAAAACCAAAAAGATTATGTACATGGTTTTAATTTAAAATATTCAAACAACGAAAATAAAATACAAAATCTAACTGCAGATTCAAGTTTTAATTTTGAAAAAACATGGACTGATGGGAGAATAGCTCCAGTTTTGAGAATTCAAAATTTATGGGCCCAGAGTATAATGAATGGAACACCTATAATCCCAGGCTTATGCGAGGGACTTGCTAGTCATAAAGTTTGCGAAGCCATAAGAGAATCTTCCAAAAGTGGATTAAGTATCAAAATTTAA